From Funiculus sociatus GB2-C1, the proteins below share one genomic window:
- a CDS encoding B12-binding domain-containing radical SAM protein yields MTGVFAAERLLFTPATPDNDAIPTIFGFPNEYSVGITSLGYQVVWATLAMRCDVQVSRLFTDTQEQLPRNPELVGFSVSWELDYVNILNLLESLEIPSRAAARSDNHPLVFGGGPVLTANPEPFADFFDVILLGDGENLLPNFIEAYKEVRQADRQTQLKRLAQVPGIYVPSLYVVEYHNADGLIKSIQPVDEAIPSRVEKQTYRGNTLSASTVVTEKAAWENIYMVEVVRSCPEMCRFCLASYLTLPFRTASLEDSLIPAIERGLAVTNRLGLLGASVTQHPEFQTLLEYLSQPKYDDVRLSIASVRTNTVTVQLAETLAKRDTRSLTIAIESGSERLRQIINKKLHNDEIVQAAINAKAGGLTGLKLYGMAGIPGEEPEDLDATVAMMRSLKRAAPGLRLTLGCSTFVPKAHTPFQWFGVNREAEKRLKKLDKELRREGINFRPESYNWSVMQALISRGDRRLSYLLELTRHYGDSLGSYRRAFKELRGQVPELDYYVHANWSLEQVLPWSHLAGPLPVETLQKHLATAQSLMPA; encoded by the coding sequence ATGACCGGAGTATTTGCTGCTGAACGTCTTTTATTTACACCTGCAACGCCTGACAACGATGCCATACCTACAATATTTGGCTTCCCAAATGAGTATAGCGTTGGCATCACTAGCCTGGGCTATCAGGTGGTGTGGGCGACTTTGGCAATGCGCTGCGATGTGCAGGTGAGTCGCCTGTTTACGGATACCCAGGAACAACTACCGAGAAATCCAGAATTAGTAGGTTTTTCTGTTTCTTGGGAACTGGATTATGTAAATATCCTCAATTTACTGGAATCGTTAGAAATTCCCAGTCGCGCTGCTGCCCGTTCTGATAATCATCCCCTAGTATTTGGTGGAGGCCCAGTATTAACTGCTAATCCTGAACCTTTTGCTGACTTTTTTGATGTGATATTGCTAGGAGATGGGGAAAATCTCCTGCCAAATTTCATTGAAGCTTACAAGGAAGTCCGACAAGCTGATAGACAAACTCAGTTGAAGCGTTTGGCGCAAGTTCCGGGAATTTATGTTCCCAGTTTGTATGTGGTGGAATATCACAATGCAGATGGTTTAATAAAGTCGATTCAGCCAGTAGATGAGGCAATTCCCAGTCGGGTAGAAAAGCAGACTTATCGAGGTAATACTTTGTCTGCTTCAACCGTAGTAACAGAAAAGGCGGCGTGGGAAAATATCTACATGGTGGAAGTGGTACGCAGTTGTCCGGAGATGTGCCGTTTCTGTCTGGCAAGTTACCTCACTTTACCTTTTCGCACGGCTAGTTTAGAAGATTCGCTGATTCCGGCAATTGAGCGCGGGTTGGCGGTGACAAATCGGTTAGGATTGTTAGGTGCTTCTGTTACACAACACCCAGAATTTCAAACTCTGCTGGAATATTTGAGTCAGCCAAAGTATGACGATGTACGTCTAAGTATTGCGTCGGTGCGGACAAATACAGTGACGGTTCAGTTGGCGGAAACTTTGGCGAAAAGAGATACGCGATCGCTTACTATTGCTATAGAAAGTGGTTCGGAACGTTTGCGCCAGATTATCAACAAAAAGCTGCATAACGATGAAATCGTGCAAGCGGCGATAAATGCCAAAGCTGGTGGATTAACTGGACTGAAACTTTACGGGATGGCGGGAATTCCTGGGGAAGAACCAGAGGATTTGGACGCAACAGTGGCGATGATGCGATCTCTAAAACGAGCTGCTCCCGGTTTACGCTTAACATTGGGATGCAGTACCTTTGTACCCAAAGCACACACGCCGTTTCAGTGGTTTGGCGTAAATCGAGAAGCCGAAAAACGCCTCAAAAAGTTAGACAAGGAATTGCGACGCGAGGGTATTAACTTTCGACCGGAAAGTTATAACTGGTCGGTAATGCAAGCGCTAATATCCAGAGGAGACAGACGTTTATCTTATCTATTGGAACTGACGCGGCATTACGGTGATTCTCTAGGCAGTTACCGCCGTGCTTTCAAAGAACTGCGAGGACAGGTGCCTGAACTAGATTACTACGTCCACGCCAACTGGTCGCTAGAGCAAGTTTTGCCCTGGAGTCACTTAGCTGGGCCACTACCAGTGGAAACCTTGCAGAAGCACCTAGCCACAGCACAGAGTTTGATGCCTGCTTAA
- a CDS encoding SemiSWEET transporter, whose amino-acid sequence MDFITILGLFAATLTTIAFLPQLFKIWRSKSAKDVSLEMLIIFCSGVFLWLVYGIFIQALPIIIANSLTLIFNLIILWFKIRYR is encoded by the coding sequence ATGGACTTTATTACAATTTTGGGCTTGTTCGCAGCTACATTGACTACCATTGCATTCTTGCCACAACTTTTTAAAATATGGCGCTCGAAATCAGCCAAAGATGTTTCTTTGGAAATGCTGATTATTTTCTGTAGTGGCGTTTTCCTGTGGCTGGTGTACGGAATTTTTATTCAAGCTTTACCAATAATTATTGCCAACTCATTAACCTTAATTTTTAATCTTATAATTCTATGGTTTAAAATTAGATATAGATGA
- a CDS encoding transglycosylase domain-containing protein — protein sequence MAKFISRLKDISGKFNAGVSTEPVDTPKIDKQPDNPDKVDKQTLRRRREIKRSLLRMKRFSGQQLEVIKKPFTGENPLHHKKRFWIGLGVGGGAIALGVAWSSFESSLPDTGDVLTLMRPETLTIKASNGKILQQIGPTTREALKIDKIPKKLIQAFIAIEDRRFYQHQGVDYQGVGRAIVSNLVARDVVEGASTITQQLARMVFLDQERSVWRKLKEVRTAQKIENGNTKDQILERYLNLVYLGEGAYGVADAAWVYFTKPVYELTLAEMATLAAIPPAPNEYSPLKNPQVIKQRRNLVLKRMQEADFITAEEADKAIASPLITKASPPKRLERFAPYFTEYIQQELPKYVSKQAREVGGLTVETSLHPEWQEAAEEAVTKTIENTGRGQNFEQAALVAIDPRTGEIKAMVGGKDFFKQQFNRVTQAQRQPGSTFKAFVYATAMAAGFTPYRGYLDSPYKVDGYTPKNYSETHRGWISMRDALIGSINVVAVKVLVDVGWEPTIQLARKMGIESELKPTYSTALGASEVNLLELTSAYGTFATNGTHTKAFGIRRVLDRRGNVIYNAKSKSERVLQEDTSAIMTWLLRGVVNEGTGQAASLGDRPVAGKTGTSDEARDLWFIGYIPQMVAGVWLGNDNNKPTWGASSTAAYTWHEFMEKVVEGMPIEKFPPRPTQLEGRKPQIDVKPIKPRSSYSGPINTDKSDNDEQTQTPRRRRSRRTYSEDNSSNETPRRSRSRSNTYQTNSVQSGEERPRRRRRRSQEVQTQEVPTPTYRRRRRSSQNTDSQSQQTQETPTRSNRRRRRSSQNTQSQESAPVGRSSYRRRSSESTSSTSSTSSTSRRRRRSRQTVQSSEPPAPRAPRREYNSAAPPAPPAARKDSSSQ from the coding sequence GTGGCAAAGTTCATCTCAAGGCTGAAGGATATATCAGGCAAGTTCAATGCAGGAGTCTCAACTGAACCAGTCGATACGCCTAAGATTGATAAACAACCAGATAACCCAGATAAGGTAGATAAACAGACATTGCGGCGGCGGCGGGAAATCAAGCGAAGTCTCTTGCGGATGAAGCGCTTCTCTGGCCAGCAGTTGGAAGTTATCAAAAAGCCTTTCACGGGAGAAAATCCCCTTCATCACAAAAAGCGATTTTGGATCGGCTTGGGTGTGGGAGGAGGAGCGATCGCGCTGGGTGTTGCTTGGTCATCTTTTGAAAGCAGCTTACCGGATACTGGCGATGTATTAACTTTAATGCGCCCAGAGACTTTGACCATTAAAGCCTCTAATGGCAAAATACTTCAGCAAATTGGCCCCACTACCCGCGAAGCCCTGAAAATTGACAAAATTCCTAAAAAGCTGATACAAGCCTTCATTGCCATAGAAGACAGACGCTTTTACCAACACCAAGGGGTAGATTATCAGGGCGTAGGGAGAGCAATAGTTTCTAACCTGGTAGCCAGAGATGTCGTTGAAGGCGCTAGCACTATTACCCAACAACTAGCGAGGATGGTTTTCCTCGATCAAGAGCGTAGCGTCTGGCGCAAGCTCAAAGAAGTTCGTACTGCACAAAAAATTGAGAACGGAAACACCAAAGATCAAATTCTGGAACGTTATCTGAATTTGGTTTATTTGGGAGAAGGTGCTTATGGAGTAGCAGATGCGGCTTGGGTTTACTTCACCAAGCCAGTGTATGAGCTAACGTTGGCGGAAATGGCAACGCTAGCCGCAATACCACCAGCACCCAATGAATACTCGCCCCTGAAGAACCCGCAAGTTATCAAACAGCGGCGAAATTTGGTATTAAAACGGATGCAGGAGGCTGACTTCATTACAGCAGAAGAAGCCGACAAAGCGATCGCTTCCCCATTAATTACAAAAGCAAGCCCTCCCAAACGCCTCGAAAGATTCGCCCCCTACTTCACCGAATACATCCAACAGGAACTGCCCAAATACGTTTCCAAACAAGCGCGGGAAGTCGGCGGTTTAACTGTGGAAACCTCCCTGCACCCAGAGTGGCAGGAAGCAGCGGAAGAAGCTGTCACAAAAACCATAGAAAACACGGGAAGAGGTCAAAACTTTGAACAAGCTGCTCTAGTTGCCATCGATCCGCGTACCGGAGAAATTAAGGCGATGGTCGGGGGAAAAGACTTTTTCAAACAACAATTTAATCGCGTCACCCAGGCACAGCGCCAACCTGGTTCTACATTTAAAGCATTTGTTTATGCAACAGCAATGGCAGCTGGATTTACTCCCTATCGCGGCTACCTGGACTCACCTTACAAAGTAGACGGCTATACCCCCAAAAATTACAGCGAAACCCACCGGGGCTGGATCTCCATGAGAGATGCCCTGATCGGCTCAATAAATGTAGTCGCTGTGAAAGTTTTGGTAGATGTCGGGTGGGAACCAACGATCCAACTGGCACGCAAAATGGGAATTGAATCAGAACTCAAACCCACCTACTCCACAGCTTTAGGTGCCTCCGAAGTTAACCTGTTGGAACTAACTAGCGCTTATGGCACTTTTGCCACCAACGGAACACATACAAAAGCCTTTGGCATCCGCCGTGTTCTCGACCGACGCGGCAACGTAATTTACAACGCCAAATCTAAATCAGAGCGCGTCTTACAAGAAGACACATCTGCCATTATGACTTGGCTGCTGCGGGGTGTTGTGAACGAGGGTACAGGTCAAGCTGCCTCTTTAGGCGATCGCCCCGTCGCTGGCAAAACCGGAACCTCTGACGAAGCCCGCGACCTGTGGTTTATTGGTTACATTCCCCAAATGGTTGCTGGTGTTTGGCTGGGCAATGACAACAACAAACCTACTTGGGGTGCCAGCAGCACAGCCGCCTACACCTGGCACGAGTTCATGGAGAAAGTGGTAGAAGGGATGCCCATCGAGAAGTTTCCCCCTCGACCTACCCAATTAGAAGGGCGCAAACCCCAAATCGACGTCAAGCCAATCAAGCCTCGAAGCAGCTATTCTGGGCCTATAAACACAGATAAAAGCGACAACGACGAGCAAACTCAAACCCCCCGACGGAGAAGATCCCGCCGTACATACAGCGAAGACAACTCCAGCAACGAAACTCCCCGGCGTAGCCGGAGCCGCAGTAACACCTACCAAACCAACAGTGTACAAAGTGGCGAGGAGCGCCCTCGCCGCAGGCGGCGACGCAGCCAAGAAGTCCAGACTCAAGAAGTCCCCACACCCACCTATCGCCGTCGCCGTCGTAGTTCACAAAACACAGATTCTCAGAGCCAGCAAACTCAAGAAACGCCTACGCGCAGCAATCGCCGCCGTCGTCGTAGTTCACAAAACACACAATCGCAGGAGTCGGCACCAGTGGGGCGTAGTAGTTATCGCCGCAGGTCATCAGAATCGACTTCCTCAACTTCCTCGACTTCCTCGACTTCTCGCCGCCGACGGAGGAGCAGACAAACAGTACAAAGCTCTGAGCCACCAGCACCACGCGCACCCAGAAGGGAGTACAACTCCGCTGCGCCACCAGCGCCTCCAGCTGCTAGGAAGGATAGTTCTTCACAGTAG
- the psb35 gene encoding photosystem II assembly protein Psb35: protein MSLLMDVAAASGPHFPVSATAVYAVGFIAAVTIGSVAWYNSKRPVGWEDKERPDIVPDVKKEETPGLGKP, encoded by the coding sequence ATGAGTTTACTTATGGACGTTGCTGCTGCTAGTGGGCCTCATTTTCCAGTTTCTGCTACTGCTGTGTACGCAGTTGGTTTTATTGCTGCTGTAACTATTGGCTCGGTTGCTTGGTACAACTCTAAGCGTCCTGTGGGTTGGGAAGATAAAGAGCGTCCAGATATTGTGCCTGATGTTAAAAAAGAGGAAACCCCTGGTCTGGGCAAGCCATAA
- a CDS encoding NACHT domain-containing protein produces the protein MTARSLQASPKGIQLAKQALIANRWKQTDLIGVVCISRQPITKFFTGKAVKSEIFVGLCEKLRLDWQEIADLPKDAVPVPSDQNQKNSIDIDALVQEVRGKIKPSIQEDCGTMRVLDMTHPIGLNDIYTNVNILEKITGRTRKDISELLQECNFEKFDRFGLGRITEKRIPGLDAVNKYPKLMILGKPGAGKTTFLKYLAVQCNQDKFQTDRVPIFVTLKDFAETANKPSLLEYINQQFAGCGVGEARVIVSLQDVIECGRGLILLDGLDEVREDDNKRVLKEIREFSDQFRDNHFVMTCRIAAREYTFEKFTEVEVADFDSEQIATFATNWFKGKAVKPETFIECLTDNERINELATSPLLLTLLCLAFEESGDFPANRSELYKEGLDALLKKWDAKRGIQRAQVYKKLSIQGKENLLSKIALTTFEQGDYFFKQKTAEQYITDYIRNLPSANTDEEALQLDSEEVLRSIEHHHGLVVERAKGIYSFSHLTFHEYFTAREIVVVKQSSEEALQRLVNHITEEHWREVFFLAVGMSPKADRLLQLMKHQVDEIVAGDEKLQQFLMWVSKKSLSVQISYNYKSAAVRAFYSALDPALTCDHDLDLTRALDLALAHALDHDHDLDLTRALDLALAHALARDLAHARDRVLALDPAFERDLDHVLDRALDRVLDRARSREPELKNSLQQLRDQLPKLLKSKDWAQNKQWWKANGIAWAEQFRAVMIKYNMGHNWQFSKHQQELFKQYYDANKLLVECLNSDCYVSREVRRKIEDTLLLPIAEIEQRKRESM, from the coding sequence ATGACAGCGCGATCGCTCCAGGCGTCTCCAAAAGGTATCCAGTTGGCAAAACAAGCTCTAATCGCCAACAGATGGAAACAGACTGATTTAATCGGTGTAGTTTGTATCAGTCGTCAACCGATCACAAAATTCTTTACAGGTAAAGCAGTTAAAAGCGAGATATTTGTTGGTCTTTGTGAAAAGTTACGTTTGGATTGGCAGGAGATTGCTGATTTACCTAAAGACGCTGTACCTGTTCCATCTGACCAGAATCAGAAAAACAGCATTGATATTGATGCTCTAGTGCAAGAGGTACGGGGCAAGATAAAACCCAGCATTCAAGAAGACTGCGGCACAATGCGGGTGCTAGATATGACTCACCCCATTGGGTTGAATGATATCTACACCAACGTCAACATTCTAGAGAAAATTACTGGACGCACGCGCAAAGATATTTCTGAATTACTGCAAGAGTGCAACTTTGAGAAGTTTGATCGCTTTGGACTGGGCAGAATTACTGAAAAACGAATCCCCGGACTGGATGCGGTCAATAAATATCCCAAGTTGATGATTTTGGGGAAGCCTGGGGCTGGTAAAACCACATTTTTGAAGTATTTAGCAGTTCAGTGCAATCAGGATAAGTTTCAGACTGATCGCGTGCCGATTTTTGTCACCCTCAAAGACTTTGCTGAAACCGCTAATAAACCAAGTTTATTGGAATACATCAATCAGCAATTCGCGGGCTGCGGGGTTGGAGAGGCAAGGGTTATCGTGTCTCTACAAGATGTAATCGAATGCGGCAGAGGATTGATTTTACTCGATGGTTTGGATGAAGTTAGAGAGGACGATAATAAGCGTGTCTTAAAAGAGATTCGTGAGTTTTCTGACCAGTTTCGTGACAATCATTTTGTGATGACCTGCCGAATTGCAGCGAGAGAATATACCTTCGAGAAATTTACAGAGGTAGAAGTTGCTGATTTTGATAGTGAACAAATTGCCACCTTTGCAACCAACTGGTTTAAGGGTAAAGCTGTTAAACCAGAAACTTTTATCGAATGCCTCACAGACAATGAACGGATCAACGAACTCGCCACAAGTCCGCTACTGCTGACGCTCCTATGTTTGGCGTTTGAAGAGTCAGGGGATTTCCCGGCGAATCGTTCTGAACTATACAAAGAAGGACTGGATGCGCTACTGAAAAAATGGGATGCCAAGCGCGGGATTCAACGCGCTCAAGTTTACAAAAAGCTATCAATTCAGGGTAAGGAAAATTTACTCAGTAAAATCGCCCTGACTACGTTTGAGCAAGGTGACTATTTCTTTAAGCAAAAAACAGCCGAGCAATACATCACAGATTACATCCGTAATTTACCTAGTGCTAATACTGATGAGGAAGCATTACAACTGGACAGTGAGGAAGTTTTGCGCTCAATTGAGCATCATCATGGTCTAGTAGTGGAACGCGCTAAAGGGATTTACTCGTTTTCCCATCTAACATTTCACGAGTATTTCACTGCTAGAGAAATTGTTGTTGTAAAACAGTCATCAGAGGAGGCGTTGCAACGTTTGGTTAATCACATTACCGAAGAACACTGGCGAGAAGTTTTCTTTTTAGCAGTTGGGATGTCGCCAAAAGCAGATCGTTTACTACAGTTAATGAAACATCAAGTTGATGAAATTGTAGCTGGTGATGAGAAGTTGCAGCAGTTCCTAATGTGGGTAAGTAAGAAATCTCTGTCAGTCCAAATTTCATATAACTATAAGTCAGCAGCAGTCCGCGCTTTTTACTCTGCCCTCGACCCCGCCCTCACCTGCGACCACGACCTCGACCTCACCCGCGCCCTCGACCTCGCCCTCGCCCACGCCCTCGACCACGACCACGACCTCGACCTCACCCGCGCCCTCGACCTCGCCCTCGCCCACGCCCTCGCCCGCGACCTCGCCCACGCCCGCGACCGCGTCCTTGCCCTCGACCCCGCCTTCGAGCGCGACCTCGACCACGTCCTCGACCGCGCCCTCGACCGCGTCCTTGACCGCGCCCGCAGCCGCGAACCAGAATTAAAGAACTCGTTGCAACAACTTAGAGATCAATTACCTAAATTACTTAAATCGAAAGACTGGGCACAAAATAAGCAATGGTGGAAAGCTAACGGTATAGCTTGGGCTGAGCAATTCAGAGCCGTGATGATTAAGTATAATATGGGTCACAATTGGCAGTTCAGCAAACACCAACAGGAATTATTTAAGCAGTATTACGATGCCAATAAGTTGCTGGTGGAGTGCCTGAATAGCGATTGTTATGTAAGTCGCGAGGTGCGACGAAAGATAGAAGATACCTTGTTGTTACCCATAGCAGAGATTGAGCAACGAAAAAGAGAATCAATGTAG
- a CDS encoding type II toxin-antitoxin system PemK/MazF family toxin, whose protein sequence is MRRGEVWLVSFNPIIGDEIGKIRPAVIVSKDSVGFLLLKVIVPISKWQERYADRDWMVRLEPNAENGLSKLSVADTFQVRSLSQLRLIRQLGNLSDEAIQEITAALAIVLSIL, encoded by the coding sequence ATGCGTAGAGGCGAAGTCTGGCTAGTCAGTTTCAATCCTATAATTGGCGATGAAATCGGGAAAATTCGTCCAGCAGTGATAGTGAGTAAAGATTCTGTTGGATTTTTGCTACTCAAAGTTATTGTTCCAATTAGCAAATGGCAGGAGCGATATGCAGATCGAGACTGGATGGTGCGGCTGGAACCTAATGCAGAAAATGGTTTGAGTAAACTTTCAGTAGCAGATACTTTTCAAGTGCGATCATTGTCACAACTTAGGCTAATTCGACAATTGGGCAATCTTTCTGACGAAGCCATCCAAGAAATTACCGCAGCCTTAGCCATTGTCCTCAGCATATTATGA
- the sbcC gene encoding exonuclease subunit SbcC, whose protein sequence is MIPLQLVLKNFLSYREANLDFSGLHTACICGSNGAGKSSLLEAITWAIWGECRAATEDDAINAGAKEVRVDFTFQCNQQTYRVIRTRQRGQGGSLEFQVQSSNDFRSLTGRGMRATQQMIIHHLKLDYETFVNSAYLRQGKADEFMLKRPNERKQILADLLKLSQYEELAEQAKDASKQYKAQAEQLEQSLLSIEQKLQQRDAIALQLSSVETQLSELQQAQTIDNGKVQGLLAQQHQRQTFEQQLSFIKQQYQNLNQDCDRYRQEIAATQQQQRQLENLLQKEDEILAGYANFQGLQLQEETLTSKSQAYQDAQQQLGKLQQKLSEQINELNLQLRQEQGQLDALRQSRADIQQILSRTEEVEAGLQKLQQARAYLTHLDQLQVQVAPLVQRRTQVQTELDRVHARLSARLEELRKSVRDLQKQQQRQPKLQETLQQVEGQIQQLDKKRVYQERVQEKELHQRSFRDRLQANQREWENKLTELAQKLQLIQNPNSSCPLCDRALDEHHWQLVVQKTQSQEQAVQDQIWDVDGQIALCEYQLQTLTRELKEISQELANYDALREQRGQLAAEHSAMAEIQTRLQQILVEKEQIERSLSSNDYAPDKQEELHRLDQQLQQLKYNEQDHALARGEVDRWRWAEIKQAEIKQAQRRQAQIDAQQPESLAKIAHLRSQIQQLQVNSDLSRQIEALNQQMAEIGYERSQHDTLRKALRQAQAWQFRYQELQQSQQQYPLVRQRSQDLAQSLEMRSQDLQQMTSQMDAIVQQLQQTPDTKGELRDLEQQIHQRQLLQNDHQRQLGSLQQQQQHLEQLSTQHAELKNQHVTTQRQYRVYQELAQAFGKNGIQTLMIENVLPQLEAETNSLLSRLSGNQLHVQFVTQKAGRSGRSSAKKAAKLIDTLDILIADARGTRPYETYSGGEAFRINFAIRLALAKMLAQRAGTALQMLIVDEGFGTQDAEGCDRLIAAINAISPDFACILTVTHMPQFKEAFQTRIEVYKTQNGSQLSLMM, encoded by the coding sequence ATGATCCCACTGCAACTGGTTCTCAAAAACTTCCTCAGCTACCGCGAGGCAAATTTAGATTTTAGCGGCTTGCATACAGCCTGCATCTGTGGTTCTAATGGTGCGGGTAAATCTTCCCTTTTAGAGGCTATCACCTGGGCAATTTGGGGAGAATGTCGTGCAGCTACAGAAGATGATGCTATCAATGCTGGTGCTAAAGAAGTTCGCGTTGATTTCACTTTCCAATGCAATCAGCAAACTTATCGGGTGATTCGGACTCGTCAGCGGGGACAGGGTGGATCTCTAGAATTTCAGGTACAGAGTTCCAACGATTTTCGCTCTTTGACTGGGCGAGGAATGCGGGCGACGCAACAGATGATAATACATCACCTAAAGTTGGATTACGAGACTTTCGTGAATTCCGCTTATCTGCGTCAAGGTAAAGCGGACGAGTTTATGCTCAAGCGTCCGAATGAGCGGAAACAAATTCTCGCTGATTTGCTGAAGCTGTCTCAGTATGAAGAATTAGCAGAACAGGCGAAGGATGCGTCTAAACAGTATAAAGCGCAGGCGGAACAGTTAGAGCAGAGTTTGCTATCGATAGAGCAAAAACTGCAACAACGGGATGCGATCGCTCTCCAACTCTCCTCCGTGGAAACTCAGTTGAGCGAGTTGCAACAAGCCCAAACTATTGATAATGGTAAAGTCCAAGGTTTGCTTGCCCAGCAGCATCAGCGGCAAACTTTTGAACAACAACTGAGTTTTATCAAGCAGCAGTATCAAAATCTTAACCAAGATTGCGATCGCTATCGGCAAGAAATCGCCGCAACTCAACAGCAACAACGGCAATTAGAAAATTTACTCCAAAAAGAAGACGAAATCTTAGCTGGTTACGCCAATTTTCAAGGCTTGCAACTTCAGGAAGAAACTCTCACTTCTAAATCTCAAGCTTACCAAGATGCCCAACAACAACTCGGTAAACTACAGCAAAAGCTAAGCGAACAAATTAACGAGCTTAATTTACAACTCAGACAAGAGCAAGGACAACTTGACGCTTTGCGGCAATCTAGAGCAGATATACAACAAATCTTGAGCCGCACCGAAGAAGTAGAAGCGGGGTTGCAAAAATTACAGCAAGCGCGAGCTTATTTAACTCATCTCGATCAGCTACAGGTGCAAGTGGCTCCCCTGGTGCAACGTCGCACACAGGTGCAAACTGAACTAGATCGCGTCCACGCTCGATTATCTGCCAGATTAGAAGAACTCCGCAAGTCAGTTCGCGATCTGCAAAAACAGCAACAACGTCAACCCAAACTGCAAGAAACATTACAGCAGGTTGAAGGACAAATTCAGCAACTCGACAAAAAGCGAGTTTATCAGGAACGAGTCCAAGAAAAAGAATTGCATCAGCGTAGTTTCCGCGATCGCTTGCAAGCAAATCAGCGGGAATGGGAAAATAAACTCACAGAATTAGCCCAAAAGCTGCAATTGATCCAGAATCCTAATTCTAGTTGTCCGCTGTGCGATCGCGCACTGGATGAACATCACTGGCAATTGGTAGTGCAAAAAACCCAAAGTCAGGAACAAGCGGTTCAAGATCAAATTTGGGATGTAGACGGGCAAATAGCTTTATGCGAGTATCAGTTACAAACCCTTACTCGTGAGTTAAAGGAAATATCCCAAGAACTTGCCAACTACGATGCTTTGCGGGAACAACGCGGACAACTGGCAGCAGAACACTCAGCTATGGCTGAAATCCAGACTCGTCTGCAACAGATTTTAGTAGAAAAAGAGCAAATTGAGCGATCGCTTTCTTCTAACGACTATGCTCCCGATAAACAAGAAGAACTGCACCGCCTTGACCAACAATTGCAACAACTTAAATATAATGAGCAAGATCATGCCTTAGCTAGAGGTGAGGTAGATCGTTGGCGTTGGGCAGAAATTAAACAAGCAGAAATCAAACAAGCACAGCGGCGACAAGCCCAAATAGACGCACAACAACCAGAATCATTAGCGAAGATTGCTCATCTGCGATCGCAAATTCAGCAGCTACAAGTTAATTCCGATTTATCTCGACAGATAGAAGCTCTGAATCAGCAGATGGCGGAAATTGGTTATGAGCGATCGCAGCATGACACCCTGAGAAAAGCGTTGCGTCAGGCGCAGGCGTGGCAATTCCGCTATCAAGAACTCCAACAATCACAGCAGCAATATCCTCTGGTGAGACAGCGATCGCAAGATTTAGCGCAGTCTTTGGAAATGCGATCGCAAGACTTGCAACAAATGACCTCTCAAATGGATGCTATTGTTCAACAATTGCAACAAACCCCAGATACTAAAGGCGAACTTCGAGATTTAGAACAGCAGATACACCAGCGGCAACTGTTACAAAATGACCATCAACGACAGTTAGGAAGCTTACAACAACAGCAACAACATCTCGAACAACTCAGCACTCAACACGCAGAACTCAAAAATCAGCACGTAACCACCCAACGGCAATATCGAGTTTATCAAGAATTAGCACAAGCTTTTGGTAAAAACGGCATCCAAACTTTGATGATTGAAAACGTGTTGCCACAGTTAGAAGCTGAGACAAATTCTTTACTTTCTCGGCTTAGCGGTAATCAATTGCACGTCCAATTTGTAACTCAAAAAGCCGGACGTAGTGGACGCTCATCCGCTAAAAAAGCTGCAAAATTAATTGACACCTTAGATATTTTAATTGCTGATGCTCGTGGCACCCGTCCTTATGAAACTTACTCTGGGGGTGAGGCATTTCGGATTAACTTTGCAATTCGTCTGGCGTTAGCAAAGATGTTAGCGCAACGTGCGGGAACGGCTTTGCAAATGCTGATTGTCGATGAGGGATTTGGTACCCAAGACGCCGAAGGATGCGATCGCTTAATTGCGGCGATAAACGCAATCTCTCCTGACTTCGCCTGCATTCTCACCGTCACCCATATGCCACAATTCAAAGAAGCCTTCCAAACCCGCATCGAAGTCTATAAAACCCAGAATGGCTCTCAGTTGAGCCTGATGATGTAA